TTACAGATTCCCTGTGAACGAATTCTGATTTAGTTTCAGTGACTTTTATTATATGTTTAGCAAGTAAATTTGTGCTTGTTTCTGAACCAGTAGAAACGTTAAACACATCAGATTCAGTGTATTTGAGGGCTTTTAGATTAGCATCGGCAACATCTCGGACATAAACATAATCACGAGTATTTGTGCCGTCACCATTAATGAAAGACGTTTTATTATTAATAATGTTTTTCATAAAAACTGATACAACACCACCTTCACCTGAATTCCCCTGTCTTTCACCATAAACGTTAGCGTATCTTAGAATTATGTAATCAATATTATAGTAGCTTTTGAAAAAGAATAGATATTTCTCAATCGTGATTTTTGAAATACCATATGGTGATAAGGGCTGAATTCTATGGCTTTCCGAGGCGGGGAACTGTAACTGTTCACCATACGCGGCTCCTCCAGAAGAGGCGAAAATAAATTTCTTAATGTTGTATTTTACTGAAAGCTGTAGGAGATTGAGGGAACCTTCAACATTTATTCTTAAATCCTTCACCGGATTAAAAATCGAATCTCTTAAATCAATTTGAGCTGCCTGATGATTAATTACGTCAATCTTATTTTCTTTAAAAATGTATTCGATATCATCAGAGTAAATATCATTCTTATAAAATTTGCAATCATTGTTAATAAACTCACCGCTGCTGTTTGACATATTATCGAGTATTATAACATTATGACCTTTTTTCAAATATACATCGCAAATTTTAGAACCAATAAATCCTGCTCCTCCAGTTACAAGTATATTCATATTTTATTTTTCATTAATTCAGAAAACTTTCGCCCAATATCTTTCCTGTAGTAAATATTATCGAAAGATACGTTTTTAATGTTTTTGTACGATTTTGAGAGTGCATCATCGATTGATATATCGCTCAAACATACAATTGACATAACTCTTCCGCCGTTTGATTTTATTTTACCGTCTTCTATTTTAGTGCCTGAATGGAAAACTAAAGCATCGCTTTCAAAATTATCGAGACCATGAATCTCTTTTCCCTTTTCAAAATTATCCGGATAACCTTTAGAAGCGATCACAACACATGCAGAGAATTTTTCGTATTTCTCAAGCTTATAATTTTTGATTTTGTTATCAGGAACCGAAATAATCATTTCCAAAAAATCCGATTTAATTAACGGTAGAACAGCTTGAGTTTCAGGGTCACCGAATCTGCAATTAAACTCTATCACATACGGATTATTATTAACAATCATTAATCCACAATAGAGGCAACCTTTAAACGTTCTACCATCTTTGTCCAACCCAACTAATGCCGGTTCAATGATCTTATTTTTTATCTTATTGAAGATACTATCTTTAATGAGTTTATCAGCAGGAGAGTAAGCGCCCATACCACCTGTATTTTTACCAGTATCACCCTCACCAATCTTTTTGTGATCCTGAGCAAAAGGAAGAACTATGTAGTCTTTGCCATCTGTAATAACAAAAACAGATAATTCGAATCCACTGAGAAATTCTTCGATAATAAAGTCTTCACCAGAGTCTCCAAAAATTTTTGCAGTATGAATATCTTTTATAAATTTGACAGCATCACTTTTATCAACTGATAT
The window above is part of the Ignavibacteria bacterium genome. Proteins encoded here:
- the purD gene encoding phosphoribosylamine--glycine ligase codes for the protein MKILIVGNGGREHAIAWKISNSSSFKELNCSLYCTQGNPGIDKLAIPVNINSVDIKGITQFVNNDNIDLVVIGPEIPLSLGLADSLYKMTNAKVFGPSKIAAEIETSKVYAKDFMLRYGIPTASYKSFDKNNYSEVESYLDNITFPAVLKADGLAGGKGVYISVDKSDAVKFIKDIHTAKIFGDSGEDFIIEEFLSGFELSVFVITDGKDYIVLPFAQDHKKIGEGDTGKNTGGMGAYSPADKLIKDSIFNKIKNKIIEPALVGLDKDGRTFKGCLYCGLMIVNNNPYVIEFNCRFGDPETQAVLPLIKSDFLEMIISVPDNKIKNYKLEKYEKFSACVVIASKGYPDNFEKGKEIHGLDNFESDALVFHSGTKIEDGKIKSNGGRVMSIVCLSDISIDDALSKSYKNIKNVSFDNIYYRKDIGRKFSELMKNKI
- a CDS encoding NAD-dependent epimerase/dehydratase family protein; amino-acid sequence: MNILVTGGAGFIGSKICDVYLKKGHNVIILDNMSNSSGEFINNDCKFYKNDIYSDDIEYIFKENKIDVINHQAAQIDLRDSIFNPVKDLRINVEGSLNLLQLSVKYNIKKFIFASSGGAAYGEQLQFPASESHRIQPLSPYGISKITIEKYLFFFKSYYNIDYIILRYANVYGERQGNSGEGGVVSVFMKNIINNKTSFINGDGTNTRDYVYVRDVADANLKALKYTESDVFNVSTGSETSTNLLAKHIIKVTETKSEFVHRESVKGEQKRSCLDNSKAKRILDWIPQYNLEDGLKITYDWFKSYNVK